The DNA sequence TGACAATATTTGCCTGGGCAACTAGATTGCAGGTTTGCCGTCCGCGATCCTGCCATGTCCCAGCCCGATTCCGCGTCGCCCTGCGTCTTCTACAGCCCCGGCACCTACGGGCAGGAAGACAGCGTGGGCTTCCTGATGAAGCGGGCGCTCGGCCTGGTGCTGCAGGAGACCGACCGGCGCCTGGCGCCGCACGGGCTCACCAACGCGCAGTGGGGGCCGCTGTTCAAGATCCGCAAGCTGGGCACCACGACGGTGGCCGAGCTGGCGCGCCAGATGAACATGGATGCCGGGGCGATGACGCGCATGCTCGACCGGCTGGAAGCCAAGGAGCTGTGCCGGCGGGTGCGCTCGACGATCGACCGGCGCGTGGTGCGGATCGAGCTGACCCCGGAGGGCGAGCGCATCGCCGACGAGGTGCCGGCGGTGCTCTCGGACGTGATGAACGAGCTGCTCACCGGGTTCTCGGTCGACGAATGGGAGAACCTCAAGAGCTACCTGCGCCGCATGATCGCCAACGGCGAGCGCTTCCGCGGCGAGGGGGCGGGATGAGGCGGGCGCCAGGGCGCCCGTTTTTTGGTCTCATTTATTTGCCTAGGCAAATTTAGATGCAGCAAGATTTGACGACAATCAAGCGACGGTCCGCAGCGCGGCTCCTCGGGGCGCTGCCGGCGGCCGCGCTCGTGGCGGTGCTGGCCGGCTGCGCGAGCCCTGCGGGCATCGAGCCGCAGGCCCGGCCCCTGGACGGGGCGGAGGTCGGGCTGGCCGGCACCGAGGCGGCTCCTGCCATCAGCCTCGAGTGGTGGCGCGAGCTGGGCGACGCGCAGCTGGACCGCCTGGTCGAGCGAGCCTTGCAGGACCATCCCGACCTGAAGGTGGCGCAGGCGCGGCTGGCGCGCGCCGCCGCCGGGGTGGAAGGCGCCGACGCGGCGCGCTGGCCGCAGGTCAATGGCTCGCTCGACCTGACCCGCCAGCGCTACACCGAGAACGGCGCCGTGCCCGCGCCGCTGGCCGGCTCGATCCGCAACAGCGCTACCCTGCAGTTGTCCGGCGGCTGGGAGCTGGACTTCTTTGGCCGCCACCGCGCCCAGCTGGAAGCCGCGCTCGGCGCACGGCGCGCCGCGCAGGCCGAGGTGGCCGCGGCGCGCGTGGTGCTGGCGGCCAACGTGGTGCGCCAGTACGTGCAGCTGGGCCGGTTGTTCGAGCAGCGTGCGATCGCCGAACGCACGCTGGCGCAGCGCCAGGAGATGCTGGAGCTGGTCCGCCAGCGCGTGGCCGCCGGCCTCGACACCCAGGTGGAACTGCGC is a window from the Caldimonas thermodepolymerans genome containing:
- a CDS encoding MarR family winged helix-turn-helix transcriptional regulator, whose amino-acid sequence is MSQPDSASPCVFYSPGTYGQEDSVGFLMKRALGLVLQETDRRLAPHGLTNAQWGPLFKIRKLGTTTVAELARQMNMDAGAMTRMLDRLEAKELCRRVRSTIDRRVVRIELTPEGERIADEVPAVLSDVMNELLTGFSVDEWENLKSYLRRMIANGERFRGEGAG